TATCCCCGTCCCCGCAAGGACGGCGGACGCAAGACAGATCAGCCCGGATACAACCATCAGTATCTTCATATTTTTCTTCATAATCCGGCTCTCCATCACATCGATATTATAATCTCAATTACCCTCAGGAACATCAGGAGCGAACTTACGTGGATCATAAGCACGTAGGGCGCCCCGGGTGCTCTCGTTATCTCCGCCTTCGCTACATATACCGGCGCCATTCCCTCGCCGATGACACCAATCACCAGCAGTCCCTTCGCAATTACCGGGACAGTCACCGCCGCTGTGAAAAGCTCCCACATGCTGAGTGTTCCGGT
This genomic window from Methanolacinia paynteri contains:
- a CDS encoding membrane protein, encoding MAISCGLAAMAGVTTGDIFNFTLLTAMVGICNIGIVASVKNKHVLDNAYEYGILAMIATLPLFGGAAIILATTGTLSMWELFTAAVTVPVIAKGLLVIGVIGEGMAPVYVAKAEITRAPGAPYVLMIHVSSLLMFLRVIEIIISM